A single window of Syntrophus aciditrophicus SB DNA harbors:
- a CDS encoding pyridoxamine 5'-phosphate oxidase family protein: protein MDLKTYFDETKGAGILATADSAGKIDAAVYSRPHVMEDGQLAFIMTDRLTHANLQSNPNAVYLFMEEDKRWKGKRLYLSRTKEETDLEKIQSLMRRRKPSDVEKYKEIRKFLVYFKLDKELPLIGEGE, encoded by the coding sequence ATGGACTTAAAAACTTATTTCGATGAAACAAAGGGAGCCGGCATCCTGGCTACAGCGGACTCAGCCGGGAAAATCGATGCAGCCGTATACAGCAGGCCCCATGTCATGGAGGACGGGCAACTTGCCTTTATCATGACGGATCGCTTGACCCATGCAAATCTCCAATCCAACCCCAATGCCGTTTATCTTTTTATGGAAGAAGATAAACGATGGAAGGGAAAGCGCCTTTACCTGAGCAGAACGAAAGAGGAAACGGATTTGGAAAAGATTCAGTCCCTGATGAGAAGAAGAAAACCTTCGGATGTAGAAAAGTATAAGGAGATCAGGAAATTTCTCGTTTACTTCAAGCTGGATAAGGAACTGCCTCTCATCGGTGAAGGGGAGTAA
- a CDS encoding MBL fold metallo-hydrolase has product MMIKIQDGLYAFLWQSNRENNCNTFLIHEEKTILVDPGYRHLFNHVERGLATLNLSPEQIDAVIATHGHSDHLDAAVDFSRQTLFMMGQEEYRYFSRLASPSFPIPEPDILLQEGELDIGTVRFQVISTPGHSPGSLCLYWPERKVLFSGDVAFDQGIGRSDLPGGNGKLLKESLRRIAQLDVEYLLPGHGNVIAGREAVQANFRMIESCWFNYL; this is encoded by the coding sequence ATGATGATAAAGATTCAGGATGGTTTGTACGCCTTTCTCTGGCAAAGCAACAGAGAAAATAACTGCAACACGTTTCTGATTCATGAAGAAAAGACAATCCTCGTTGATCCGGGATATCGCCACCTGTTTAATCATGTGGAACGGGGACTTGCGACTCTGAATCTTTCACCGGAACAGATCGACGCAGTCATTGCAACCCATGGTCATTCCGATCATCTGGATGCCGCGGTGGATTTCAGTCGGCAAACCTTGTTCATGATGGGGCAGGAAGAATACCGGTATTTCAGCAGACTGGCCAGTCCTTCTTTCCCGATCCCTGAGCCGGACATCCTGCTGCAGGAGGGAGAATTGGATATCGGCACTGTGAGATTTCAGGTCATTTCAACGCCGGGGCATTCTCCAGGTTCGCTCTGCCTGTACTGGCCGGAACGAAAGGTGCTCTTTTCCGGTGATGTGGCTTTTGATCAAGGCATCGGCCGTTCCGATCTTCCCGGCGGCAACGGTAAACTGCTGAAGGAAAGTCTGAGAAGAATCGCTCAACTGGACGTGGAATATCTTCTGCCGGGTCATGGCAACGTAATCGCAGGCAGGGAGGCGGTCCAGGCCAATTTCCGGATGATTGAATCCTGCTGGTTTAACTATCTTTAA